In Paeniglutamicibacter kerguelensis, one genomic interval encodes:
- a CDS encoding CoA-transferase, giving the protein MSTDTSTFTTTEAPLTRDELAAMVAADIPAGAFVNLGIGQPTNVSNFLTAEQGVTLHTENGMLGMGPVATGEDIDGDLINAGKIPVTELPGASYFHHADSFAMMRGGHLDVCVLGAFQVSGSGDLANWHTGAPGAIPAVGGAMDLAIGAKATWVMMSLFSKDGASKLVETLSYPVTGLGCVSRIYTESAIFELEDSRVAVRSVHGITFEELAGRLPVALVRGA; this is encoded by the coding sequence ATGAGCACCGATACATCCACCTTCACCACCACCGAAGCGCCGCTGACCCGAGACGAGCTTGCCGCGATGGTCGCCGCCGACATCCCCGCCGGCGCGTTCGTGAACCTGGGCATCGGCCAGCCGACCAACGTCTCCAACTTCCTCACCGCTGAACAGGGCGTCACCCTGCACACCGAAAACGGCATGCTGGGCATGGGCCCGGTCGCCACGGGCGAAGACATCGACGGGGACCTGATCAACGCCGGCAAGATCCCGGTCACCGAGTTGCCCGGCGCCAGCTACTTCCACCACGCGGACTCCTTCGCGATGATGCGCGGCGGACACCTGGATGTCTGCGTGCTCGGCGCGTTCCAGGTGTCGGGCTCCGGCGACCTTGCCAATTGGCACACCGGCGCGCCCGGCGCCATCCCGGCCGTCGGCGGTGCCATGGACCTGGCGATCGGCGCCAAGGCCACCTGGGTCATGATGTCCCTGTTCTCCAAGGACGGCGCATCCAAGCTGGTCGAGACCCTGTCCTACCCGGTCACTGGGCTGGGCTGCGTCTCGCGCATCTACACCGAGTCGGCGATCTTCGAGCTGGAGGATTCGAGGGTGGCGGTGCGTTCCGTCCACGGGATCACCTTCGAGGAGCTCGCCGGGCGCCTGCCCGTGGCGTTGGTGCGCGGGGCGTAG
- a CDS encoding 3-oxoacid CoA-transferase subunit A, with translation MAPRIAATAAEAVANIHDGATVLIGGFGNAGQPMELIDALLANGATDLTVVNNNAGQADAGLALLIKERRVKKVICSFPRQSDSWHFDTAYRAGEIELELVPQGNLAERIRAAGAGIGGFFTPTGYGTLLAEGKETRVIDGRGYVLESPIHADFALVKALRADTHGNLVYRKTARNFGPIMAAAAKQAIVQVDEIVPVGGIDPEVVVTPGIYVNTLVALGGNN, from the coding sequence ATGGCACCACGCATCGCCGCCACGGCCGCAGAGGCAGTGGCCAACATCCACGACGGCGCGACCGTCCTGATCGGCGGGTTCGGCAACGCCGGCCAGCCGATGGAACTCATCGACGCACTGCTGGCCAACGGCGCCACCGACCTCACGGTCGTGAACAACAACGCCGGCCAGGCCGACGCCGGCCTCGCGCTGCTGATCAAGGAACGCCGCGTCAAAAAGGTCATCTGCTCCTTCCCGCGCCAGTCCGACTCCTGGCACTTCGATACGGCCTACCGCGCCGGGGAAATCGAGCTGGAACTGGTCCCGCAGGGCAACCTGGCCGAGCGCATCCGCGCCGCGGGCGCAGGCATCGGCGGCTTCTTCACGCCCACCGGCTACGGCACGCTGCTGGCCGAGGGCAAGGAAACCCGCGTGATCGACGGGCGCGGCTACGTCCTGGAAAGCCCCATCCACGCCGACTTTGCCCTGGTCAAGGCCCTGCGCGCGGACACCCACGGCAACCTTGTCTACCGCAAGACCGCCCGCAATTTCGGCCCCATCATGGCGGCAGCGGCCAAGCAGGCCATCGTGCAGGTCGATGAGATCGTTCCCGTCGGCGGCATCGATCCGGAGGTCGTGGTGACCCCGGGCATCTACGTCAACACCCTCGTCGCACTCGGAGGCAACAACTAA